GGGCCTGCAAAGGTGGTAATTGACAATCCTATACACCCCTATACAAGAGCATTACTTGCAGCAGTGCCGGAGCCAATCCCAGAGAGAAGAAACATAATCAAGGAGGTACCAATTAAAGGTGAAGTTCCAAATGCTGCAAATATCCCACCAGGCTGTAGGTTCCATCCGAGATGTCTGTACATGGAGAAAGGACTCTGCGATGTCAAGCACCCACAATTAATAGAATACGAGCACAACCACTGGGTAGAATGCTGGCTGGCTGGGAAGATCTAATCTGTTCTTAACCCAATCTTTTTATTTTTGTTTCTGAAAATCCTTGTGGGTGATGTGATGGCAACTTTTAAAGACGCACTTAGATATCCCCTAATAAAAGCAGGGTTGCTTTTTTTATTCTTGGCTATAATACTCGCTTTCATCTCTATGTATGGAGTCCCAAAGAGTGGTAATTGGCATGGAAACTTACAACAGGGCCAGTATTTAATCGGAGATTCCCAATTTGAAAAAGAGTATTTCATAAACAATAGAACCCTCATGTTGTATTCCCAAAACGCATCGGTGATCATTGTTCATGGGAACAAGGTTGATGCATATAGGCTAAACAATAATTCTGTAACGTTAAATCCCCTTTCTCAGCCACAGATAAATGTAGAGAGCGGAAATGTTTCTTATGTGTACGATGTGGAAGGGGTTCAATACCCCTATTCTTCTTTAGCATGGATAGCTTTTATCTCAATGCTGGTGGGGAGTGTCTTAAGTCTTATAGGATACGTAAGGTTCATGGAAGACTTAAAAGGAGGTTAAAAAATGAGAGAACTAAATTTTGAAGAGGTCATCAATAGGCTCGTCTCATTTATAAAAGAGAAGACAGAAGAAGCGAAAGCTAAGGGAGTGGTAATCGGGATTAGCGGTGGTGTAGACAGTGCAACTGTAGCATATCTTGCAGCAAAAGCCCTTGGAAATGGGAAGGTACTTGGCCTTATAATGCCCTACTACATGAACCAAGACGTTGAAGATGCCCTATTGGTCTGCAAAAAACTTGAAATTGAGCATAAACTCATCAGCATAAAAGAAATCGTGGATGCGTTTGAAAAAAGCATTGGCTTTGAGCTTGACAAAGTTTCCAGGGGTAATTTAATGGCAAGGACCAGAATGATACTCTTATATGCCCATGCAAACTCAAGAAACTACCTTGTTTTAGGAACCTCCAATAAAAGCGAATTTTTGACGGGATACTTTACAAAATGGGGAGATGGGGCAAGTGATTATGCCCCCCTAATCAACCTATACAAAACAGAAGTTTGGGAAATTGCCAAAAGGCTTGGCGTTCCAGAGAGAATAATAACCAAAAAACCAAGTGCCGGCCTATGGGAAGGACAAAGCGATGAAGATGAATTGGGAATTAGCTATAAACTTTTAGACGAAATCCTCTATAGATTGGTAGATTTAAAAATGGAAAAGAACAAAATCGCCGAAGAGCTAAATCTCCCAATAGACAAAGTTGAGCATGTAGAATATTTAGTCAAAAAAAGCGAACACAAGAGAAGACTTCCCGTGGGACCAAAAATCTAACGGTGAAATACATTGAAAAAGGGATACATACTCGTCTTTTTAGCCGCGAGTATGTGGGGAACCCTTGGGATTTTCGCTAAATTGCTCTATGGCTTCGGATTAGATCCCTTTACAATAACTTTCTATAGGGCATCGATAGCGTTTGCCCTTCTCTTTGTTTATAATCTCTCCAAAGGCCTTCAGATTAAAAAGAACAGATTGCCTTTTTATGCGTTTTATGGTTTTTTTGCAGTGTTCTTGTTTTACATACTGTATTTTTACACTGTTAAAATTTCATCAGTATCGTTGGCAGTCCTTTTACTGTATTCCGCCCCGGTTTATTCCACGATACTGGGATACTTCATCTTTGGTGAAAAAATCACCTCCACAAAGCTCGCAGCACTTGTAATGGCAATAATAGGAGTTCTCCTGGTTGTTAATCCCAACGAAGGAAGTTTGAGTAAGCTAGCTGTAGTATTAGGACTTCTATCTGGACTTACATACGCCTTATATGGAATTTTAGCAAAACTCGCCGTAAAAAATGAAAAACCAGAAGAAGCCCTTCTTTACACAATAGGTTTTGGAGCACTTTTCCTATCGCCGTTCTCGAATTTTGAAATCCCTATTTCCTCTTTGCCATACCTTTTTGGACTGGCGTTTTTTCCAACATTTTTAGCATACATTTTATATAACACCGCGCTTAGGGAGATAGAAGTCAGCAGAGCATCGATAATCGCCACAGTAGAACCGGTAGTTGCTTTGGTCCTTGCTTACCTCATATTCCATGAGACTCTAATGGCCAAACAAATGATTGGAGCTGCATTAATAATCCTAGGCTCTTTTATACTACAAGTGGAGGAGAGAAAAGAGAAAAGTCAGATGTAGAAGTAGCGCTCAAGTTCCCATTCTGTGACTTTTATTGTTTTTCTTTCGAGCCCTTTTTTCTCCAGATATTCCAGATAGTCCTTCCATTCCTTTATTTTGTATTCCACAAAGTTGTGGTAAGCCTTTCCAAGGGCATCTTTGACTACTTTGTCCCTCTTTAGTTCTTCGAGGGCTTCTTCCAAAGTAGTGGGCAAAACATCTATTCCTAGGGAATCCCTTTCTTTTTCTCCCATCTCATATACGTTCTCTTCCACATAAGCAAACGGTTCGATTTTATGCTTTATTCCATCAATACCTGCCATTAAGATAACCGCAAACGCAAGATACGGATTAGCACTTGGGTCAGGACAGCGGTATTCTATTCTTGCCCCATTGCCCACATACGCAGGAACCCTTATCAGAGCACTCCTGTTTTTGTACCCCCAAGAGATGTATACCGGAGCCTCATATCCAGGCACAAGACGTTTATATGAGTTAACAGTGGGATTAGTTACTGCCGTTAAAGCTTTTGCATGCTTTAAAATGCCCCCAATGAAGTAAAGGGCATCGTCACTTAACCCTTTTTCTCCCACGAAGATGTTCTCCCCATCTTTCCAAAGACTTATGTGAAGATGCATCCCATTGCCGGGCTTGCCAAAAAGGGGTTTTGGCATAAAGGTAGCATAAAGACCATAGCTTTCTGCAACCGCTTTGACCAAATACTTGAACCTGACTATATTGTCGGCAGTTGTTAATGCATCTGCAAAGCGAAAATCTATTTCATGCTGTCCCGGACCAACTTCATGGTGTAGAACTTCGGGGATTAACTTGAATGCAGGCATATAATGGGCTATGACTCTCTTCATTTCCCTCGCTTTGTCCAGATTAACAAGATCGAAATACCCTCCCCCATCAGGAAGCTTGAGCTCCCACGAGCCGTTCTTTTCAAAGAGGTAAAATTCCGGTTCGGGACCTATATAAGCTGTTATCCCCCTCTTCTTCAGTTCTTCCACTACTGAGCTCAATATCTTCCTGGGATCAGCATGGTAAGGTTTGCCGTCTTTGTATATATACCCAAATACCTTTGCAACTCCCTCCCAAGGAACTTCAACATAGGTGGTTGGATCTGCTTTGAAAAGAAGGTCACTGTCCTCTATTCCTTGGAAACCCGGAATTGAAGAGCCGTCAAAGGATATTCCATCAGTAATCGCTTCTTCATACCTCTCAATTGGAACTTCCATTCCTTTTGGAACTCCATTTATGTCAACGAAAATTAGCTGTAAGAATTTAGGTTTGTTTGAATCACGTTGGATAAGGGATTTAATCTCGTTCATTTTCATCTCACCTTTTTGGTGATATTTTCAGTATTAAACACACAAATCTATACAATGTTTATAATATAAGCTTTTCTACTGAACTATTGGCAAAATGTCAAATGATCGCAGTTTTATCACATATATGTCTAAAAATCGCTGTATTTAATGAAAAATTTGACTTATTATTGTCAAAAACGTCCCGAAGAAAGTTTTTTATTCTCCTTCAAAAAGAATACCAACATGTCTAAAGAAGACGAGATAATCCAAAAAGAACTTTCCCGGCTAAATTTCCACTTACCCAAAAGCAGAAAGAACCTCAAAACTCTCCTCGAAGAAGACGAGCCCAAAGTACAGCTTAGAGATGGCCAGTTCCATTTTTTTAAAAAGGACGAATTAAAGTATCTTAGCACTTTACTTGATAGCAATGAATATGGATCCCTTTACCTGCCAATAATACTTGAAATTGCCCCTACATGGCACGGCTACTTTAGGGTTAGGGAGAAAACTGCAGTCAAGGTTATTGAGAAAATACTCGGGACGTATGACATCTTGGAGGAAAAAAATGAGGTGATGCTTCCTCGTTACCTCATCCCAGAAATTAGAAAAAAGTTACCCACGACAACAACGTATGCGTTTATAATTGAGTAAGGGGAGAAGGGAAATGGACGAAAACAAAATCTTACTTCACTATTACATGTTCACGATTCCCCAAATAACAGTCTTTGCTGGAGCAATACTGGGCATCCTTCTCATTTTACACGTTGACATGAAGAAAGCACTCGGAATATTTGCTACTTTTTACGGGGTTTTACTTATCATGATAGCCGCACTAGTTAGAAACCAGTTTTCGAAATTGCCGTTATACCGAATAAGTTTGTTGTTTTTTACAATATTCACACTCTTAGGCATCTTATTGCTTATAATGTGAAGCTTTATATTTATCTAATTACAAGTTATCTAGGGGAAGAGCTATGAAGAAGGTTATCCTAACTATCATAGCACTATTGATTATTTCCTCGTTGGTGTCTTCCCAATACTTGTTTTTCTCAACGCTGGAAGGCAACATCATTGTAGTCTCAGGGGACTATAGGGAAGGAACCCTTACCATTGTAAACAATGGAGACCGAGAGTTTCAAGTAGTAAGTTATAGTAGATATTACACAGTAGATGAAAACAATAGAGAAGTTTCCGGAATTAAACTTGAAATCTACAAATCGACAGGGGAAATTGTATCTCCCGGAGTTCTATATACGTATTGGAAACCAGGCGAAACAAGAACTTTAAGATACAAGGTATATGTCAATGAAAGTGTAAAATCTGGCAAATATAACCTCTTCGTGGTCCTTTGGGGATTTTCGAATTCAGGGGAGATAAGCATTATCACGGTTCCCATTTCACTTGAGGTTACGGACAGCCCACTGATATTCAAAGAAACCACTGTACAAATAAAAGAGCGCGGTGCCCCAGTTCTCCACGTATTAAATGGAGAGACTTTGGAAATACGTTCAACGGTTTATAACCTCAAAAATTCCCCTGTGTTTGTAAAAGGAAGTGTATACTTAGAAAAGGATGGGAATCAGTACCTCAAAAAGGACATGGAGGTAAGCTTAACTCCGGGAGAAAACTTAGTTCAAGTAAACATCCCAATCTCATACGAGTTTCCTTCCGGCCACTACAAACTAACATACACCCTTACGTATCCAAAAGGAACGTATTTGTTCTCAAAAGATTTTCATATATCCTTTGGAGTTGATCTGGTGGAAATTTCCCTAGAAAAAACCCAGACAATGGAAGATGAGCCCAATACTGTGTATTTTACTATATTATCTGAGAGGTCTATTCTTGTAAATCTCAGCATTGAAGTGTATGGAGCCAACAATGAGCATATATACAACCAAACCAAAGAGATCACACTCAATAAAGGCAGTAACATTGCAAAAATACCCCTACCTCCGCTATCCCCAGGTAACAAGAAAATAATAGGAAGGGTCTCTTTTGGAAGAATAGAACTCGACCAAGGCTCCTCCAGCTACGATATATTGGCATACCCAAAGATTGATAAGGTCTCCTACAAGATGATCTCCCCAGCTCCAGATAAAGGACAGGTTAAGTTTTTAGTAGAAATTAGCAACAAAAACCCCGACGAG
The Thermococcus sp. 2319x1 DNA segment above includes these coding regions:
- a CDS encoding DUF61 family protein is translated as MSKEDEIIQKELSRLNFHLPKSRKNLKTLLEEDEPKVQLRDGQFHFFKKDELKYLSTLLDSNEYGSLYLPIILEIAPTWHGYFRVREKTAVKVIEKILGTYDILEEKNEVMLPRYLIPEIRKKLPTTTTYAFIIE
- the glnA gene encoding type I glutamate--ammonia ligase, which produces MNEIKSLIQRDSNKPKFLQLIFVDINGVPKGMEVPIERYEEAITDGISFDGSSIPGFQGIEDSDLLFKADPTTYVEVPWEGVAKVFGYIYKDGKPYHADPRKILSSVVEELKKRGITAYIGPEPEFYLFEKNGSWELKLPDGGGYFDLVNLDKAREMKRVIAHYMPAFKLIPEVLHHEVGPGQHEIDFRFADALTTADNIVRFKYLVKAVAESYGLYATFMPKPLFGKPGNGMHLHISLWKDGENIFVGEKGLSDDALYFIGGILKHAKALTAVTNPTVNSYKRLVPGYEAPVYISWGYKNRSALIRVPAYVGNGARIEYRCPDPSANPYLAFAVILMAGIDGIKHKIEPFAYVEENVYEMGEKERDSLGIDVLPTTLEEALEELKRDKVVKDALGKAYHNFVEYKIKEWKDYLEYLEKKGLERKTIKVTEWELERYFYI
- a CDS encoding DMT family transporter, with the protein product MKKGYILVFLAASMWGTLGIFAKLLYGFGLDPFTITFYRASIAFALLFVYNLSKGLQIKKNRLPFYAFYGFFAVFLFYILYFYTVKISSVSLAVLLLYSAPVYSTILGYFIFGEKITSTKLAALVMAIIGVLLVVNPNEGSLSKLAVVLGLLSGLTYALYGILAKLAVKNEKPEEALLYTIGFGALFLSPFSNFEIPISSLPYLFGLAFFPTFLAYILYNTALREIEVSRASIIATVEPVVALVLAYLIFHETLMAKQMIGAALIILGSFILQVEERKEKSQM
- a CDS encoding NAD+ synthase, producing the protein MRELNFEEVINRLVSFIKEKTEEAKAKGVVIGISGGVDSATVAYLAAKALGNGKVLGLIMPYYMNQDVEDALLVCKKLEIEHKLISIKEIVDAFEKSIGFELDKVSRGNLMARTRMILLYAHANSRNYLVLGTSNKSEFLTGYFTKWGDGASDYAPLINLYKTEVWEIAKRLGVPERIITKKPSAGLWEGQSDEDELGISYKLLDEILYRLVDLKMEKNKIAEELNLPIDKVEHVEYLVKKSEHKRRLPVGPKI